A single window of Gopherus flavomarginatus isolate rGopFla2 chromosome 15, rGopFla2.mat.asm, whole genome shotgun sequence DNA harbors:
- the LOC127034586 gene encoding uncharacterized protein LOC127034586, giving the protein MMRTKRRRLQQRAQSILSPQTARIFSSPLLRFPASHLKAVLQKMKLRDRPLLHISLASLSLLIYVGGGIIRRLRKRRTREDMFTEIMAVTRTERAQQGDWKQLVAKYREAASQREDRRDQREDRRDAKNDVRWQEDQRWRAATLDLLRDQTDILRDMLQELRGFRMPLQPVYNLPQYSPCPTPSRTRRVRTRGGRLSAPAPSTAADTPTRRLSLD; this is encoded by the exons atgatgaggaccaagaggaggaggctccagcagagagcacagagcattttatccccccaaacagccaggatcttttcctcacccttactgaggttccctgccagccatctcaaggcagtactccagaaaatgaagctgagggaccgtcctctg ctgcacatttctctagcctccctctcgcttctcatctacgtgggggggggtatcataagaagactgaggaaaaggaggacgcgtgaggacatgttcaccgaaattatggcagtaacccgtacagagagagctcagcagggagactggaaacaattggtcgcaaagtacagggaggctgccagtcaacgcgaagacaggagggaccaacgcgaagacaggagggacgccaaaaatgatgtcaggtggcaggaagatcagcgctggcgagcagcaactctggatcttcttcgtgatcagactgacatcctccgcgatatgctgcaagagctccgtggtttcagaatgcccctacagcccgtgtataacctccctcagtactcaccctgtcccacaccttccagaaccaggcgtgtaagaacgcgtgggggaaggctctctgcaccagccccctccactgctgcggacactccaaccagaaggctttcattagattga